The Deltaproteobacteria bacterium HGW-Deltaproteobacteria-4 genome segment GCCATCGGGCCGTAGGAATTGGAGGCAACGGCAAAGACAAAATCGGCGAGGGTAAAGATGGCGCCGCCATGCACGGTGTTGGCGCCGTTGAAGTGGTGCGGAGCAATCGCCATCCGGGCCCGCGCCATCCCCGGCTCGATCTCAAGGAGTTCGATGCCGACGTGGCGGGCAAAGTGGTCGTGTTCGTCAAAGAAGGCCTTGATCTTATGCATACGTCTTAGCTCCTGTAAAAGCGCCTCACGCAACGCCGCTACGTCGCAACGAGAATCCTGAAATCTGAGAGCTTATGATTCATGCCTGCCATTAGACCGTTGGCTTTTTGCCCTTCGTTGCGCCGTTGCGTCGTCGCGTGAAACTACCCTTGCTTCTATTGACTATTCAGCCAGCTTCTTTTTGAGGAGTTCGTTGACCGCGGCGGGATTCGCCTGCCCTTTGCTCGCTTTCATCACCTGTCCGACGAAGAAACCGAAGATCTTTTCG includes the following:
- a CDS encoding phenylacetic acid degradation protein, whose translation is MHKIKAFFDEHDHFARHVGIELLEIEPGMARARMAIAPHHFNGANTVHGGAIFTLADFVFAVASNSYGPMAMGINTSVSFVKAAISGTLYAEAEEQSRNPKLATYTVNVTDDSGDLVALFQGMVYLKKTPIISQDAPQG